A single region of the Betaproteobacteria bacterium genome encodes:
- a CDS encoding helix-turn-helix domain-containing protein, which translates to MGQAFDSIGRGLKQAIGHAKWRRVKAKIYTPKLVDVASVREGLVMTQEQFAARFGFSVATLRHWERGDRRPQGAALVLLNVIDRNPKIVMRALA; encoded by the coding sequence ATGGGACAAGCTTTCGACAGTATTGGACGCGGACTCAAGCAAGCTATCGGTCACGCCAAGTGGCGCCGCGTGAAGGCGAAGATCTACACCCCGAAGCTCGTGGACGTGGCCTCGGTGCGGGAGGGCTTGGTCATGACGCAAGAACAGTTCGCCGCGCGGTTCGGCTTCTCCGTGGCCACGCTGCGCCATTGGGAACGAGGGGACCGCAGGCCGCAAGGCGCGGCACTGGTGCTGCTCAATGTGATCGACCGCAACCCCAAGATTGTGATGCGGGCGCTGGCTTAA